One region of Wyeomyia smithii strain HCP4-BCI-WySm-NY-G18 chromosome 3, ASM2978416v1, whole genome shotgun sequence genomic DNA includes:
- the LOC129732911 gene encoding homeotic protein female sterile-like isoform X5: MSSEKMDEPPPRIEPVVEPVNGIVQPPVMPPQERPGRLTNQLLFLLKTVMKAVWKHQFSWPFQQPVDTKKLNLPDYHKIIKQPMDLGTIKKRLENNYYWTSKECIQDFNIMFSNCYVYNKPGEDVVVMAQTLEKLFLTKVSLMPKDEVEMEVPAPKGAKKKPPMRQLAPPGTLVGNTSAATATATTPVATTPTPVAVRARPSSALSSAVTSSVPSNNATTTAATVIPSVPPIGTLPPHTVPGSTNTTTTATSTVVSAAHNSLATPVTPVVAKPVPPTTPSPYIVNSSQSGIETVLPPQQPAKVKKGVKRKADTTTPTATAYDPHYGTNMDPSNPKIATRRESGRQVNKEIAPFQSSSYPISPYQGSAAAQNPPKNKEKLSDALKSCNEILKELFSKKHSGYAWPFYKPVDAELLGLHDYHDIIKKPMDLGTVKRKMDNREYKSANEFAADVRLIFTNCYKYNPPDHDVVAMGRKLQDVFEMRLANIPDEPVNNATPNQSKESDSSSSSDSNASEDDSDSDEECNQKLKMLEKQLFEMQERMRKLAEEASLKKKAKKKLKEKKKLSTTGTSDVKQGMEVHANPPHAPVKAIHQVTAIAQPQITSAAPAIPPTATTKTKTKGQRAPKTGATPNAPAKRAKGAGAAGAGATRGPNKKKGSQPIANFDSEEEDTAKPMSYDEKRQLSLDINKLPGDKLGRVVHIIQSREPSLRDSNPDEIEIDFETLKPSTLRELESYVASCLRKKTRKPYYKKVSGKSKDEQMAEKKQELEKRLQDVTGQLGTAKKNAKKADEASKQDVAPSGGNISSSSSSSDSSSSSSSDSSSSDSSDSEAESGRPPRKKKKESSSPMQIPPFTVTTTPIPVTTSTNTNTSTVTAAQNSTSTAVSSVVPSGSNSLSNTVSTSSTSTITLTSSSNTSVAVVLPSTTIAPSAIPPGPSTPVLSCSNPGMTASSQSTIQTPAPSALVQPSTTLTLPPTPQLTQQGLSSAVLGSNNHVNNSLSTSNNSNNSSNNSNQVPLPTPSPNTTTILPSNLLSTSSNSMTNINTVAQQSQQQSSQQLQSHVQLGQSGSSIHSLSSNNTNGISNPLNVPTSQFSAGLAAINSLANMAASGMQQQIHLPSSHTQGQQQMAQMNKQQQNQSAHMQIQLPPTRSSSGNTQAHSMASFIDPLEHSLASFEKNDATALGLNLLNDLQTSLKQELSTASMQAHPNLLPSLDLMTHLQNQMHHSNNGFNNDFNGNGPLNGMGNLASSVGMSQMVLNSMANTNPMLGTVPMPLPFDPQLNFIRQSSYQSNPGLNDRTIDLTGGNSMPATIKKEEGKFMLTPKPIEDLLMNPGEKKLSSNTPPDGKGNFSHAFKSSINDQSLKNAWSSLASAGSPQSTPTSNKPKPAMDTFQAFRNKAKEKLDRQKLLQQQELKRSQKEQAEKELKRQQEQQQKVRQDDMNNGRKPSVEPLPTRVVEDIKASPQGSPTPSAPSTPHNLDRSAAKRAELRKLEQERRRKEAMAGQIDMNMQSDLMAAFEESL; this comes from the exons ATGTCATCGGAGAAAATGGATGAACCACCGCCACGTATTGAACCGGTTGTTGAACCGGTGAATGGCATCGTTCAACCTCCCGTAATGCCTCCCCAAGAGCGGCCGGGTCGGCTTACCAATCAATTACTTTTCCTATTGAAGACAGTGATGAAAGCTGTTTGGAAGCATCAGTTCTCATGGCCGTTTCAGCAGCCAGTGGACACGAAAAAACTGAACCTTCCTGACTATCACAAAATAATCAAACAGCCGATGGATTTGGGTACGATTAAAAAGCGTCTGGAGAATAATTACTACTGGACAAGTAAAGAGTGCATACAAGACTTTAATATTATGTTCTCAAACTGTTACGTGTACAACAAACCCGGTGAAGATGTTGTTGTGATGGCTCAGACGCTTGAGAAACTGTTTCTTACAAAAGTGTCGCTTATGCCTAAGGATGAAGTAGAAATGGAGGTACCTGCGCCGAAAGGTGCCAAAAAGAAACCACCAATGCGTCAGCTTGCTCCTCCGGGAACCCTAGTCGGAAATACGTCAGCAGCAACGGCAACAGCCACAACTCCAGTTGCCACTACGCCTACTCCTGTAGCCGTACGAGCTCGTCCTAGTTCTGCACTTAGTAGTGCCGTTACTTCAAGCGTTCCATCGAATAATGCGACGACAACGGCAGCGACTGTAATACCAAGTGTTCCGCCCATTGGCACACTACCTCCACATACTGTGCCCGGTAGCACAAACACGACCACAACGGCAACATCAACCGTTGTAAGTGCAGCGCACAATTCCCTTGCTACGCCGGTTACGCCGGTAGTGGCTAAGCCGGTTCCGCCTACCACACCGTCGCCCTACATTGTGAATAGTTCACAGTCTGGAATTGAAACGGTTTTACCTCCCCAACAGCCCGCAAAAGTCAAGAAAGGTGTTAAAAGAAAGGCCGACACAACGACACCGACTGCAACAGCTTACGATCCACACTATGGTACTAACATGGACCCAAGCAATCCGAAAATCGCAACCCGAAGGGAATCTGGAAGACAGGTAAATAAG GAAATTGCACCATTCCAGTCATCGTCATACCCTATTTCGCCATACCAGGGCTCGGCAGCTGCTCAGAATCCAccgaaaaacaaagaaaaattatCGGATGCGCTCAAATCGTGCAACGAGATTCTGAAGGAATTATTTTCGAAGAAACATTCGGGTTACGCTTGGCCTTTTTACAAACCGGTTGATGCGGAACTGCTCGGTCTACATGACTATCATGATATTATCAAGAAACCGATGGACCTGGGCACCGTGAAACGGAAAATGGATAATAGGGAATATAAATCTGCGAATGAGTTCGCCGCTGACGTTAGGCTTATATTTACCAATTGTTATAAGTACAATCCACCAGATCACGACGTTGTTGCCATGGGTCGAAAGTTGCAAGACGTCTTTGAAATGCGCCTAGCGAATATACCGGATGAACCGGTAAACAACGCTACGCCTAATCAAAGCAAGGAAAGCGACTCCTCGTCTTCAAGTGACTCCAATGCGAGCGAGGATGATTCTGACTCAGACGAGGAGTGcaatcaaaaattgaaaatgcttGAGAAGCAGCTTTTTGAAATGCAAGAACGTATGCGAAAGCTTGCCGAGGAGGCATCTTTGAAAAAGAAAGCCAAGAAAAAGCTGAAGGAAAAGAAGAAGCTTTCAACAACGGGAACTAGTGATGTCAAACAGGGCATGGAAGTGCACGCTAATCCTCCTCATGCTCCCGTGAAAGCAATTCACCAAGTTACTGCTATTGCACAACCACAGATTACCAGTGCAGCTCCTGCAATTCCACCAACGGCCACTACCAAAACCAAAACGAAAGGTCAGCGAGCACCAAAAACTGGAGCGACTCCGAACGCGCCCGCCAAGCGAGCCAAAGGAGCCGGTGCAGCAGGTGCTGGTGCCACTCGAGGTCCTAATAAAAAGAAAGGATCGCAACCGATAGCGAACTTTGACTCAGAGGAGGAAGATACCGCCAAGCCAATGTCATATGACGAAAAAAGACAGTTATCACTCGATATTAATAAACTACCAG GCGACAAGCTCGGCCGAGTTGTACATattattcaaagtcgggagcCATCGCTGCGTGATTCTAATCcagatgaaattgaaattgactTCGAAACTCTCAAGCCATCGACGTTACGAGAGCTTGAAAGCTATGTGGCGTCCTGTTTGCGCAAGAAAACCCGTAAGCCCTACT ATAAGAAAGTTTCTGGTAAATCCAAGGACGAACAGATGGCGGAGAAGAAACAGGAGCTCGAGAAGCGATTACAAGACGTTACCGGTCAATTGGGAACGGCTAAGAAGAACGCGAAAAAGG CGGATGAAGCATCCAAACAGGACGTGGCGCCATCGGGCGGTAACATCTCTTCGAGCAGTAGTTCTAGCGATTCCTCGTCGTCCAGCTCCAGTGATTCCAGTTCGAGTGATTCTAGCGACAGTGAAGCAG AATCTGGTCGACCAccgagaaagaagaaaaaagaatCTTCTTCGCCTATGCAAATACCGCCATTCACGGTAACGACTACG CCTATACCAGTTACAACATCGACAAATACAAATACCTCGACAGTCACCGCGGCACAGAACAGTACATCGACAGCGGTCTCATCAGTCGTTCCTAGCGGCAGCAACTCCCTTTCTAATACAGTGTCGACTTCATCAACTTCCACTATAACCCTTACATCGTCTTCGAATACTTCAGTGGCAGTAGTTCTTCCATCAACTACGATAGCACCATCTGCGATACCACCCGGTCCCAGCACACCAGTTTTATCATGTTCAAACCCTGGTATGACTGCGTCATCCCAAAGCACAATACAAACTCCTGCTCCGTCGGCACTAGTTCAACCCAGCACAACCCTCACACTACCACCAACACCTCAACTTACGCAGCAGGGACTGTCTTCGGCAGTTCTCGGTAGTAATAATCATGTGAATAACAGCCTGAGTACCagtaacaacagcaacaacagtaGTAATAACAGTAACCAAGTTCCATTGCCAACGCCGTCACCAAATACGACAACAATATTACCTTCGAATTTGTTGTCGACTAGCAGTAATAGTATGACTAACATCAACACTGTTGCGCAGCAATCTCAGCAACAGTCAAGCCAGCAACTACAATCTCATGTCCAACTTGGTCAATCTGGTAGTAGTATTCATAGTCTTTCGTCCAATAATACTAACGGTATTAGCAATCCGCTCAATGTACCGACTTCACAGTTTTCTGCAGGCCTAGCAGCGATAAATAGTCTGGCCAACATGGCTGCTTCTGGAATGCAACAGCAGATACATTTGCCTTCATCGCACACACAAGGTCAACAGCAGATGGCACAGAtgaacaaacagcaacagaaTCAATCCGCTCACATGCAAATTCAGCTTCCACCAACGCGTTCTTCCTCCGGAAACACACAAGCGCACAGTATGGCAAGTTTCATCGATCCTTTGGAACATTCATTAGCatctttcgaaaaaaatgatGCAACCGCGTTAGGACTAAATTTACTGAACGATCTGCAAACGTCGCTCAAACAGGAACTGTCAACAGCAAGCATGCAAGCCCATCCGAATCTACTGCCATCATTAGACTTAATGAcgcatttacaaaatcaaatgcATCACTCAAACAATGGCTTCAACAATGACTTTAATGGTAACGGACCACTTAATGGAATGGGGAATCTCGCATCAAGTGTTGGTATGAGTCAAATGGTGCTGAACTCAATGGCCAATACAAACCCTATGCTAGGCACTGTACCCATGCCTCTTCCGTTTGATCCCCAGCTGAATTTCATTCGACAGTCTAGTTACCAATCCAATCCTGGACTCAACGATCGAACGATTGACTTGACCGGCGGTAATAGTATGCCAGCCACAATTAAAAAGGAGGAAGGAAAGTTTATGCTGACACCGAAGCCGATCGAAGATTTACTAATGAACCCTGGGGAAAAGAAATTGAGCAGTAATACCCCACCTGATGGAAAGGGTAATTTCTCGCACGCATTTAAGTCTTCGATCAATGATCAAAGCCTGAAAAATGCGTGGTCTTCGCTCGCTTCAGCAGGTTCCCCGCAGAGCACTCCTACTTCCAACAAACCAAAACCGGCGATGGATACCTTTCAGGCATTTAGAAACAAAGCGAAAGAAAAACTCGACCGGCAGAAGCTACTCCAACAACAAGAACTGAAACGAAGCCAAAAGGAACAAGCGGAAAAGGAACTTAAACGGCAGCAGGAGCAACAGCAGAAGGTCCGGCAGGATGATATGAATAATGGACG AAAACCATCTGTTGAACCACTGCCAACTCGTGTTGTCGAAGATATCAAAGCGTCGCCTCAGGGTAGTCCTACACCGTCTGCACCATCCACCCCTCACAACCTGGATCGGTCGGCTGCAAAACGTGCCGAACTGAGAAAACTAGAACAAGAACGCCGAAGAAAAGAAGCG ATGGCTGGACAGATTGACATGAACATGCAGAGCGATTTGATGGCTGCGTTTGAAGAGTCCCTATAA
- the LOC129732911 gene encoding homeotic protein female sterile-like isoform X4 translates to MQQGSGPSTPSAPPVTVPPMSSEKMDEPPPRIEPVVEPVNGIVQPPVMPPQERPGRLTNQLLFLLKTVMKAVWKHQFSWPFQQPVDTKKLNLPDYHKIIKQPMDLGTIKKRLENNYYWTSKECIQDFNIMFSNCYVYNKPGEDVVVMAQTLEKLFLTKVSLMPKDEVEMEVPAPKGAKKKPPMRQLAPPGTLVGNTSAATATATTPVATTPTPVAVRARPSSALSSAVTSSVPSNNATTTAATVIPSVPPIGTLPPHTVPGSTNTTTTATSTVVSAAHNSLATPVTPVVAKPVPPTTPSPYIVNSSQSGIETVLPPQQPAKVKKGVKRKADTTTPTATAYDPHYGTNMDPSNPKIATRRESGRQVNKEIAPFQSSSYPISPYQGSAAAQNPPKNKEKLSDALKSCNEILKELFSKKHSGYAWPFYKPVDAELLGLHDYHDIIKKPMDLGTVKRKMDNREYKSANEFAADVRLIFTNCYKYNPPDHDVVAMGRKLQDVFEMRLANIPDEPVNNATPNQSKESDSSSSSDSNASEDDSDSDEECNQKLKMLEKQLFEMQERMRKLAEEASLKKKAKKKLKEKKKLSTTGTSDVKQGMEVHANPPHAPVKAIHQVTAIAQPQITSAAPAIPPTATTKTKTKGQRAPKTGATPNAPAKRAKGAGAAGAGATRGPNKKKGSQPIANFDSEEEDTAKPMSYDEKRQLSLDINKLPGDKLGRVVHIIQSREPSLRDSNPDEIEIDFETLKPSTLRELESYVASCLRKKTRKPYYKKVSGKSKDEQMAEKKQELEKRLQDVTGQLGTAKKNAKKADEASKQDVAPSGGNISSSSSSSDSSSSSSSDSSSSDSSDSEAESGRPPRKKKKESSSPMQIPPFTVTTTPIPVTTSTNTNTSTVTAAQNSTSTAVSSVVPSGSNSLSNTVSTSSTSTITLTSSSNTSVAVVLPSTTIAPSAIPPGPSTPVLSCSNPGMTASSQSTIQTPAPSALVQPSTTLTLPPTPQLTQQGLSSAVLGSNNHVNNSLSTSNNSNNSSNNSNQVPLPTPSPNTTTILPSNLLSTSSNSMTNINTVAQQSQQQSSQQLQSHVQLGQSGSSIHSLSSNNTNGISNPLNVPTSQFSAGLAAINSLANMAASGMQQQIHLPSSHTQGQQQMAQMNKQQQNQSAHMQIQLPPTRSSSGNTQAHSMASFIDPLEHSLASFEKNDATALGLNLLNDLQTSLKQELSTASMQAHPNLLPSLDLMTHLQNQMHHSNNGFNNDFNGNGPLNGMGNLASSVGMSQMVLNSMANTNPMLGTVPMPLPFDPQLNFIRQSSYQSNPGLNDRTIDLTGGNSMPATIKKEEGKFMLTPKPIEDLLMNPGEKKLSSNTPPDGKGNFSHAFKSSINDQSLKNAWSSLASAGSPQSTPTSNKPKPAMDTFQAFRNKAKEKLDRQKLLQQQELKRSQKEQAEKELKRQQEQQQKVRQDDMNNGRKPSVEPLPTRVVEDIKASPQGSPTPSAPSTPHNLDRSAAKRAELRKLEQERRRKEAMAGQIDMNMQSDLMAAFEESL, encoded by the exons ATGCAACAAGGATCAGGACCATCTACACCGAGCGCTCCACCT GTAACCGTGCCACCGATGTCATCGGAGAAAATGGATGAACCACCGCCACGTATTGAACCGGTTGTTGAACCGGTGAATGGCATCGTTCAACCTCCCGTAATGCCTCCCCAAGAGCGGCCGGGTCGGCTTACCAATCAATTACTTTTCCTATTGAAGACAGTGATGAAAGCTGTTTGGAAGCATCAGTTCTCATGGCCGTTTCAGCAGCCAGTGGACACGAAAAAACTGAACCTTCCTGACTATCACAAAATAATCAAACAGCCGATGGATTTGGGTACGATTAAAAAGCGTCTGGAGAATAATTACTACTGGACAAGTAAAGAGTGCATACAAGACTTTAATATTATGTTCTCAAACTGTTACGTGTACAACAAACCCGGTGAAGATGTTGTTGTGATGGCTCAGACGCTTGAGAAACTGTTTCTTACAAAAGTGTCGCTTATGCCTAAGGATGAAGTAGAAATGGAGGTACCTGCGCCGAAAGGTGCCAAAAAGAAACCACCAATGCGTCAGCTTGCTCCTCCGGGAACCCTAGTCGGAAATACGTCAGCAGCAACGGCAACAGCCACAACTCCAGTTGCCACTACGCCTACTCCTGTAGCCGTACGAGCTCGTCCTAGTTCTGCACTTAGTAGTGCCGTTACTTCAAGCGTTCCATCGAATAATGCGACGACAACGGCAGCGACTGTAATACCAAGTGTTCCGCCCATTGGCACACTACCTCCACATACTGTGCCCGGTAGCACAAACACGACCACAACGGCAACATCAACCGTTGTAAGTGCAGCGCACAATTCCCTTGCTACGCCGGTTACGCCGGTAGTGGCTAAGCCGGTTCCGCCTACCACACCGTCGCCCTACATTGTGAATAGTTCACAGTCTGGAATTGAAACGGTTTTACCTCCCCAACAGCCCGCAAAAGTCAAGAAAGGTGTTAAAAGAAAGGCCGACACAACGACACCGACTGCAACAGCTTACGATCCACACTATGGTACTAACATGGACCCAAGCAATCCGAAAATCGCAACCCGAAGGGAATCTGGAAGACAGGTAAATAAG GAAATTGCACCATTCCAGTCATCGTCATACCCTATTTCGCCATACCAGGGCTCGGCAGCTGCTCAGAATCCAccgaaaaacaaagaaaaattatCGGATGCGCTCAAATCGTGCAACGAGATTCTGAAGGAATTATTTTCGAAGAAACATTCGGGTTACGCTTGGCCTTTTTACAAACCGGTTGATGCGGAACTGCTCGGTCTACATGACTATCATGATATTATCAAGAAACCGATGGACCTGGGCACCGTGAAACGGAAAATGGATAATAGGGAATATAAATCTGCGAATGAGTTCGCCGCTGACGTTAGGCTTATATTTACCAATTGTTATAAGTACAATCCACCAGATCACGACGTTGTTGCCATGGGTCGAAAGTTGCAAGACGTCTTTGAAATGCGCCTAGCGAATATACCGGATGAACCGGTAAACAACGCTACGCCTAATCAAAGCAAGGAAAGCGACTCCTCGTCTTCAAGTGACTCCAATGCGAGCGAGGATGATTCTGACTCAGACGAGGAGTGcaatcaaaaattgaaaatgcttGAGAAGCAGCTTTTTGAAATGCAAGAACGTATGCGAAAGCTTGCCGAGGAGGCATCTTTGAAAAAGAAAGCCAAGAAAAAGCTGAAGGAAAAGAAGAAGCTTTCAACAACGGGAACTAGTGATGTCAAACAGGGCATGGAAGTGCACGCTAATCCTCCTCATGCTCCCGTGAAAGCAATTCACCAAGTTACTGCTATTGCACAACCACAGATTACCAGTGCAGCTCCTGCAATTCCACCAACGGCCACTACCAAAACCAAAACGAAAGGTCAGCGAGCACCAAAAACTGGAGCGACTCCGAACGCGCCCGCCAAGCGAGCCAAAGGAGCCGGTGCAGCAGGTGCTGGTGCCACTCGAGGTCCTAATAAAAAGAAAGGATCGCAACCGATAGCGAACTTTGACTCAGAGGAGGAAGATACCGCCAAGCCAATGTCATATGACGAAAAAAGACAGTTATCACTCGATATTAATAAACTACCAG GCGACAAGCTCGGCCGAGTTGTACATattattcaaagtcgggagcCATCGCTGCGTGATTCTAATCcagatgaaattgaaattgactTCGAAACTCTCAAGCCATCGACGTTACGAGAGCTTGAAAGCTATGTGGCGTCCTGTTTGCGCAAGAAAACCCGTAAGCCCTACT ATAAGAAAGTTTCTGGTAAATCCAAGGACGAACAGATGGCGGAGAAGAAACAGGAGCTCGAGAAGCGATTACAAGACGTTACCGGTCAATTGGGAACGGCTAAGAAGAACGCGAAAAAGG CGGATGAAGCATCCAAACAGGACGTGGCGCCATCGGGCGGTAACATCTCTTCGAGCAGTAGTTCTAGCGATTCCTCGTCGTCCAGCTCCAGTGATTCCAGTTCGAGTGATTCTAGCGACAGTGAAGCAG AATCTGGTCGACCAccgagaaagaagaaaaaagaatCTTCTTCGCCTATGCAAATACCGCCATTCACGGTAACGACTACG CCTATACCAGTTACAACATCGACAAATACAAATACCTCGACAGTCACCGCGGCACAGAACAGTACATCGACAGCGGTCTCATCAGTCGTTCCTAGCGGCAGCAACTCCCTTTCTAATACAGTGTCGACTTCATCAACTTCCACTATAACCCTTACATCGTCTTCGAATACTTCAGTGGCAGTAGTTCTTCCATCAACTACGATAGCACCATCTGCGATACCACCCGGTCCCAGCACACCAGTTTTATCATGTTCAAACCCTGGTATGACTGCGTCATCCCAAAGCACAATACAAACTCCTGCTCCGTCGGCACTAGTTCAACCCAGCACAACCCTCACACTACCACCAACACCTCAACTTACGCAGCAGGGACTGTCTTCGGCAGTTCTCGGTAGTAATAATCATGTGAATAACAGCCTGAGTACCagtaacaacagcaacaacagtaGTAATAACAGTAACCAAGTTCCATTGCCAACGCCGTCACCAAATACGACAACAATATTACCTTCGAATTTGTTGTCGACTAGCAGTAATAGTATGACTAACATCAACACTGTTGCGCAGCAATCTCAGCAACAGTCAAGCCAGCAACTACAATCTCATGTCCAACTTGGTCAATCTGGTAGTAGTATTCATAGTCTTTCGTCCAATAATACTAACGGTATTAGCAATCCGCTCAATGTACCGACTTCACAGTTTTCTGCAGGCCTAGCAGCGATAAATAGTCTGGCCAACATGGCTGCTTCTGGAATGCAACAGCAGATACATTTGCCTTCATCGCACACACAAGGTCAACAGCAGATGGCACAGAtgaacaaacagcaacagaaTCAATCCGCTCACATGCAAATTCAGCTTCCACCAACGCGTTCTTCCTCCGGAAACACACAAGCGCACAGTATGGCAAGTTTCATCGATCCTTTGGAACATTCATTAGCatctttcgaaaaaaatgatGCAACCGCGTTAGGACTAAATTTACTGAACGATCTGCAAACGTCGCTCAAACAGGAACTGTCAACAGCAAGCATGCAAGCCCATCCGAATCTACTGCCATCATTAGACTTAATGAcgcatttacaaaatcaaatgcATCACTCAAACAATGGCTTCAACAATGACTTTAATGGTAACGGACCACTTAATGGAATGGGGAATCTCGCATCAAGTGTTGGTATGAGTCAAATGGTGCTGAACTCAATGGCCAATACAAACCCTATGCTAGGCACTGTACCCATGCCTCTTCCGTTTGATCCCCAGCTGAATTTCATTCGACAGTCTAGTTACCAATCCAATCCTGGACTCAACGATCGAACGATTGACTTGACCGGCGGTAATAGTATGCCAGCCACAATTAAAAAGGAGGAAGGAAAGTTTATGCTGACACCGAAGCCGATCGAAGATTTACTAATGAACCCTGGGGAAAAGAAATTGAGCAGTAATACCCCACCTGATGGAAAGGGTAATTTCTCGCACGCATTTAAGTCTTCGATCAATGATCAAAGCCTGAAAAATGCGTGGTCTTCGCTCGCTTCAGCAGGTTCCCCGCAGAGCACTCCTACTTCCAACAAACCAAAACCGGCGATGGATACCTTTCAGGCATTTAGAAACAAAGCGAAAGAAAAACTCGACCGGCAGAAGCTACTCCAACAACAAGAACTGAAACGAAGCCAAAAGGAACAAGCGGAAAAGGAACTTAAACGGCAGCAGGAGCAACAGCAGAAGGTCCGGCAGGATGATATGAATAATGGACG AAAACCATCTGTTGAACCACTGCCAACTCGTGTTGTCGAAGATATCAAAGCGTCGCCTCAGGGTAGTCCTACACCGTCTGCACCATCCACCCCTCACAACCTGGATCGGTCGGCTGCAAAACGTGCCGAACTGAGAAAACTAGAACAAGAACGCCGAAGAAAAGAAGCG ATGGCTGGACAGATTGACATGAACATGCAGAGCGATTTGATGGCTGCGTTTGAAGAGTCCCTATAA